Within the Megalopta genalis isolate 19385.01 chromosome 11, iyMegGena1_principal, whole genome shotgun sequence genome, the region TAGGTTGTATGGCAAGAAACTATCCAAGTACTCAACGATAATAAAAACAAATATATTACGTATAAAAGAATGCATATATTTAAAAGGAATAAATAAAATCACATCTGTGCATGAACATTATATATAGATGGAAAAATGACATAGCAAAGAAAAGGTATATAAAGTAAAATTGAGTGTGAATCTCTCCTGCAAACACataatatacacacacacacacacacacgcataatatatatatatatatatatgtatgtatgtatatatatatatatatatatatatatatatatatatacatatgttgtAATAAcggtaactataataataataataaaatctcataaagatataaaaaatatattatgctCCAATGCACATTTACTGTATTTGTGAATTTACCTCCCTCAATTTTATTCGTTTTCCAATGTCGATGCTTTGTCGGAACACAAGTCGAATCGATGAAAGGAAATGATTGTGAAATTAAAATCAGAACATTTCTCTGTCAAACAGATTAAATACTTTATTGATTTGCTGATATCGCTTCAGCAATGCGTGTTAACAATTACGCTCTATTATCGTATAATCGCTTAGTCTTTTCATTTGTCGTCGAACGAACGATATTGTTTAAGGTATTTGCATCAATACATAGTATTCTCGCGCGATTTACCGTAAATGCGGAAATTTAATTATCTAACTGGTTCGATGTACTAGAGTATAGATAAACAAAACCGATGTATAAATGGCACAATCTCTACCTCTTGTGTCGTGTCGCGTGCCATGTTCGTGAATAGAATATCACATAAAATTGAGCGGTTTTTCGCTCATCGTCGTGttccctctccctctttctctcgcacTAAACGTCGAATACTGTGTGCTCTAATCGCGTATACTGCGCGTTCCCTAAGATCACATTATCGATTATCATAACTACCAATCGTCACACTCGTCTCGAAAAAATACCTCCGACAAGAAGAACGCATCTTTTCGCAACACGTCGTAATaaacgataaaaaaaattgtcgaGTCTTTAGTTGTTCTCGATACATTGAATAGtactgtataatatttattcctAAGGATGAAAAATTGTCGATACTGCAGCTTAACAACTGATCGCGATACGTGACTCGTGCAATCTTGGCTATGGTCGCACGTTTGCAGGATCCACGACTCACGATTTACAATTTACGATTTACGACTTGCAATTCACAATTTACAATTCTGTCGTCATGTGTGACGTTAGTGCTTGGACGCGAGTCGCGTTGCAACTTTTACATAATACGTGATCGTCCAAAGGATAACAGCCGCGTCCTTCGGAGTCCGAAGACAAAACCAAACCGCAGTCTTCGCATTTGTAACACTGAATATGAAAGCTACGATCGAGGGCCACGACTCTTACAGTTTCATCCTGGCCTGGTTCCGGCATGATCGGCAATTTGCATACGCAACAACGTGGCGCGAATTTCCTGTAACACAAACGATAAGTATAAATACTTTACCATCGCTGACGCTACGATTATTTGTCTATGCTACGAAATCATAAATATCGTTTACTTGTGAAAGCATTCTATGCAGTGTATCTGATTGGTAGCATCCACCGTGAATGGTATACTGTCCAAACTCTGACCGCAAACCACGCATGTGAAACAAGACGGATGATAAGGTTTTCCCGTCGCTCTTAATATTCTATCGAATATCGGGCTGGCGCAAACGCAACATTTTTCCAACGTGTTCAGATAGTCTTTCTCACAGTAGGGCTTACTTTCCAACGAGAAAAACGGTTTGTCCCGCAAATTCACTTTACAAACGTAACAACAGAAACAGTCGATGTGGAAAACTTTATGCATCGCGGAGCATCCTTTGCCTTCGACTTTGTGACCGCATTGCGCACATATTCCATATATGTCATCGTCTTCGTCGTTGTCCTCCACTCCGTGGACCAATAAGTCCATCAAATCGTCTACCTGAAACCGAATAACACTGTAAGATGCGAATAGGCATTATAATCGAGAGAAACCGTACGAAATGACGTCGATGCGAGGCATACTTCCTTGACCGGTGACACTTTCCCTTGCTGCTGAGTCGACGTAGCGGACCCGTAGCCAGAATACATGGAGTAATTGCAAGACAACTGAGACGGTGGTCTAGGATTGATCGGTTCGTATATAGACTCGTACGTCGAGCTGGATTGCGAGCTTGTCCCATAAATATCGTTTGGATAATTATCCGAAGGGAAATCGGTTTGGTAAGTGGCGCGTCTCAATTCGCTGTAACTGGACGAAACAGGACTCGGCGGGGGTGGTAGTTCTTCCGGTGGCGGAGGAAAAGAACTACTTGGAACGCAAGGAACGTATTCCGATAATTCCGGTGGCGGTGGTAAATCGTCTGTGAATGCAATCGAACGAATAAGTTTACCTATCTTCTAATGTATCGGTCGGATAAACGGAAATACATTCTAATACTGAATCCGATTACCGTGAGCAGGGGTAATATTGCAATACGTGTTTTCTGGTTTTGAATTCCATTGAATGTTACTATAAATGATATCGTTTTCAGTCTTGTTTCCAGTTTTACTCTGCATGCTCCTCGGAGGATCTATGTTGCTGTACACAACATTTCTCGCCGAAGATCTCGAATGATCCTCGGCAGGAACCTGAGGGGCCGGCAGATTTCCGACATTCGAGTAGAAGTTTTTCTCATCGTATCCATATTTTGTTTCGAATTTCTCATTGGCTTGACGAGGGTAAAAGTTGTCGTTGTTTTGATAAAGTTTAGACGTATCTTTTCCATTTGTGGTCGACGTCAATGAAAAATCGTTCTTCTCTATGTTTATAGGCACGTACGGAGTAGAAGAGTTTGCATAAAAGTTGGAAGGTTTTTCATTTGTTGTAGAATTATTGAGTACCGTACCGTACGATTGCACGGATCCTCCCTTTACGACGTAACTTTGCATTACCTAAAATTCGAACGTATATCAAGGTTGTTACCGAAGACGGTCTCCGAGAAGCGGTTGAGAATTTAGTAAATTTTTACCAGAAACATATCCCCGTGAGAATGGAACGAACATGAAAAAACCAGCATAAAATATTGTAAGTAAC harbors:
- the Zyx gene encoding lipoma-preferred partner zyxin isoform X1; the encoded protein is MSNNDNSSLEQQIANLQINHGDGIKIVKPGKKIGPAVPPKPKKSQSQVMQSYVVKGGSVQSYGTVLNNSTTNEKPSNFYANSSTPYVPINIEKNDFSLTSTTNGKDTSKLYQNNDNFYPRQANEKFETKYGYDEKNFYSNVGNLPAPQVPAEDHSRSSARNVVYSNIDPPRSMQSKTGNKTENDIIYSNIQWNSKPENTYCNITPAHDDLPPPPELSEYVPCVPSSSFPPPPEELPPPPSPVSSSYSELRRATYQTDFPSDNYPNDIYGTSSQSSSTYESIYEPINPRPPSQLSCNYSMYSGYGSATSTQQQGKVSPVKEVDDLMDLLVHGVEDNDEDDDIYGICAQCGHKVEGKGCSAMHKVFHIDCFCCYVCKVNLRDKPFFSLESKPYCEKDYLNTLEKCCVCASPIFDRILRATGKPYHPSCFTCVVCGQSLDSIPFTVDATNQIHCIECFHKKFAPRCCVCKLPIMPEPGQDETVRVVALDRSFHIQCYKCEDCGLVLSSDSEGRGCYPLDDHVLCKSCNATRVQALTSHMTTEL
- the Zyx gene encoding lipoma-preferred partner zyxin isoform X2; the encoded protein is MSNNDNSSLEQQIANLQINHGDGIKIVKPGKKIGPAVPPKPKKSQSQGGSVQSYGTVLNNSTTNEKPSNFYANSSTPYVPINIEKNDFSLTSTTNGKDTSKLYQNNDNFYPRQANEKFETKYGYDEKNFYSNVGNLPAPQVPAEDHSRSSARNVVYSNIDPPRSMQSKTGNKTENDIIYSNIQWNSKPENTYCNITPAHDDLPPPPELSEYVPCVPSSSFPPPPEELPPPPSPVSSSYSELRRATYQTDFPSDNYPNDIYGTSSQSSSTYESIYEPINPRPPSQLSCNYSMYSGYGSATSTQQQGKVSPVKEVDDLMDLLVHGVEDNDEDDDIYGICAQCGHKVEGKGCSAMHKVFHIDCFCCYVCKVNLRDKPFFSLESKPYCEKDYLNTLEKCCVCASPIFDRILRATGKPYHPSCFTCVVCGQSLDSIPFTVDATNQIHCIECFHKKFAPRCCVCKLPIMPEPGQDETVRVVALDRSFHIQCYKCEDCGLVLSSDSEGRGCYPLDDHVLCKSCNATRVQALTSHMTTEL